GGACGTTTAAGACTGCTGACAAAGGCGGTTAGCGATTCGCATTCCACTTCATCAAGATCGAGACCTTTTACCTTCACAGTCGGCTGGGTTGGGTCTGCTGCCTGCGAGTGCCCGGGCACTTCCAATCCCAATTCCGCCGCGCATGCTTGGCGGACGAACTGCCGCAATGATTCCGTCTGGCCCTTCCAACCGAATCGGCCAATTCGCCCATTCGCCAAGCGGCTGACCCGCCCGCGAACTTCAGACGAAGTGTTGTCCTTGGCTGCGGCTTCAATGACAGACTCTGGAATATCGTCAATTAAACCGGCGCCAAACAAGGAGGTTGGATTGCGCCTTGTGATCCTCGCTCGCACTGAAATCCTCGAAAGTGGCCTCGGCAAGCTAACCTGCATAAGGAGTACGCGCCGTCGCATTTCCCATTCGGAGGGATCTTCGCCGCTTGTTGCGTTCTCCTCGCTTACTTTCAAGGCAAAATCTTCTCCGGCCGCAAGTAGTCGCCAACGGTCATAGTCGGGTCGTGTACCAAACAAATGCAGCAGTCCACTTTCCTTCGACCTCATCAGGATCTCGACATTTTTGTTGGCTGCGCCACCGCCACCCGCCCCGCCAAGATTGTGGCAAGCAATGCAGGAGGTGTCGTTGTAAAGGGGGCCAAGGCCGTCTCCGTCATGGCTCCGGCCGTCTCCGGGCCTCCATTCGTGCAAAAACAGCTCTCGCCCAGCTGCTGTGTCGGCGGCGGCGGTCGCCGATGCCTTAAGGCAGCCCAGACCGATGAGGCCAAGTAAAAGCGTTCGAGTAGTGTGCGCCACGAAAGCACGGGATTGACTCGTCATTCCTGCACCCTCCTTCCTGGCATTGATGGACCGAAGCAGCCACCCAAGCGGACCGCGCCCGGACATTAGTTGATTCTACAGCTGGTCGAACGCCAGCGTAACTAATTCGCCTGCGGGCGTTCGTGCGATGCCAATGTGCCGCAGACGACGCCGAACGAACGGTGGATGGCAAGCATTGGGAAATGGGCGCAATGTGAGAGCTGGGCCGGCGTTTTCGGCCGTGCAGAAAACTCTGCAAAGCCGAAGACGCCGGAAGCACGGTAAACGCAGCATCCACCTGGATCCGTTCCGGGATAGGCCAGCTTTTGCCGTATGCCGCGTCCCGCCAACTTGCCGAAACCGTCGGCATCTTGGCGCTGGCGCGGGCGTTCACCGCCCTCCGACCAGCCAGCCGATCAGGATTGCGCTGGAGACGCCTTCGACTGACCAATGAATCGTGCCCACAACTCGTCATTCAGTTTGGTGCGCTGGGCTGCCGGAAGGCTGAAATAATCAAGTGCGCCGCGAGGCAAGGCCATCATCCGACCGCCAATCAGTCGCCGAACGACAATTGTGTCAGCCTCGATTGCGGTTAGCTGAAACTCGACGTTGTCATTCCCTTCCGGATCGGGACAGTTCCACTGAAACGTGTCGCCTACTTTGAGCATCGAAATCTGCTATGCCTTATTCCTTGGAGATCTCAAGCTTAAGAATCGCGTTGCCACGATAATGAATGCGGACGTGCACTCCTGCGCGGATGGGACCACCGTGCGACCTGGTGTTTCTGAAGGCCGACGTCATGTTGAAGTCGGAATAGTGAAAAGGCACGCCATGCACCGTGAAGCTTTCCTCGGCGTGGCCTTCCTCTGGCATGGGCACGAAGTTCTCGACCGGACCTTCCACGACGGCGGCGGTGCCATTTTCAAGCGCCCAGCGGCCGGCGATCCATTCCGGAAAAGTTCCCAGGAACACGAGCACCGTCCAGAACAAGCCGAACCCGGCCATGAATCGCGGCACCAATCGATTCCGCCATGATGTGGCATGCCGATGGTAGAAGCTTAAAGCGATACCGAGTGCGCAGAAAGCCAAGCCAAGAGCCGGAAAGTACCAGCGATACGGTTCGTGCATGATGTCGAAAACGGTTACCAAAACTTCCACCACGGTTTTTGTGGCTGCGAATACGGTCGTATCGGCACCCGAAAGACAGATAGCGGTGAAGGCTCAGCAGGCCAGACTGCTTTGACCGACGGTAGAGCTACGCGGCAAGGATCGGGACAAAGATCGCTGATCAGCTCGAATTGGTCGTCGCGGTAGAACTCGACCACGATCACTGGGATCGGATAATTGCCGCCGG
The window above is part of the Pirellulales bacterium genome. Proteins encoded here:
- a CDS encoding di-heme oxidoredictase family protein is translated as MTSQSRAFVAHTTRTLLLGLIGLGCLKASATAAADTAAGRELFLHEWRPGDGRSHDGDGLGPLYNDTSCIACHNLGGAGGGGAANKNVEILMRSKESGLLHLFGTRPDYDRWRLLAAGEDFALKVSEENATSGEDPSEWEMRRRVLLMQVSLPRPLSRISVRARITRRNPTSLFGAGLIDDIPESVIEAAAKDNTSSEVRGRVSRLANGRIGRFGWKGQTESLRQFVRQACAAELGLEVPGHSQAADPTQPTVKVKGLDLDEVECESLTAFVSSLKRPIERVPQDTEEGLAIQKGKEAFAAIGCAACHRPALGNVEGIYSDLLLHNLGRDLLDGGQYSILSQPPKPSAPAVVGKQPEVLGQRTRAGGLATPMEWRTPPLWGLQASAPYMHDGRAKTIEDAIAVHGGEATSSAKYFFKLAPDQRQDVITFLKTLTVGD